The sequence CCGCAACCTGCGTTTCCAGAACCGCGTCGCCCTCGCCCTCGCCCTTGGAAAGGCATACTGAAACGCCATGAAGACCGCCCTCAAGATCATCATCCCCATCGCCATCCTCGTGCTTGCGGTGGGCGGTTACAAATTCCTCGGCAGCCTCAAGCCGAAGCCGCAGAACCGACAGCCTCCGCCGGTCGTTCCGGTGGTGGATCTCGCCTCGGTCTCGCCGCAAGACCACGCGCCGCCGGTGCTCAGCTATGGAACGGTGACGAGCCATTTCGAGACCGCACTCACGCCGCAGGTCAGTGGGAAAATCACGGAGGTCTCGCGGCAATTCCGGGTTGGCGAGAAGGTCGCTGCAGGGGAAGTGCTGGTGAGGATCGATCCCACCGATTACGACGCGGCCTTGGCGCAACGCGAGTCGGAGCTGACGCTTGCCGAGAGGGCGCTCGCGGAGGAGGAGATCCGCGCGGAGCAGGCGGCGGGTGATTGGGAGGCATCCGGGCGGGATCTTTCCAAGGCTTCGGATTTTGTTTTGAGGAAACCGCAGCTGGCGGCGGCGAGGGCGAGCATCGCATCGGCGGAGGCGGCGATCAAGAAGGCGCGCGCGGATCGGTCAAGGACGGAAGTTCGTTCTCCGTTCGCTGCGGTGGTGACGGCACGTGAGGCATCGCCGGGGAATCAGGCATCGCCGCAGGTCTCGCTAGGGACATTGGTTGCGACGGAAAAAGTGGAGATCCGCCTGCCTTTGACAGCGAGCCAGATGGCGCGGGTGAGCTTGCCGACGGAGGTGGAGCTGAGCAGCCCGCTGCAGCCCGGGGTGGTATGGCAGGCCAAGTTGGTGAGGATGGAGCCGACCGTTGATGCCCGCAATCAGGTGATGTATGCGGTGGCGGAGGTTGCGGATCCGTATGGTGATGGGAAGACGGCGCTGCCGGTGGGGATTTTTGCGAACGCCTCGGTCAAGGCCGCGGCGATCCCGGAGTCCTACCGCATCCCGGAGGCGGCGTTCGTGGAGGACAGGTATTTTTGGGCGATGGACGGGGAGGGGGAGTTGATGCGTGTGGAGGCGGAGCGGGTGCATTCGCATGGCGGCGAGACCTATGTCAGACCCCTGGAGGGCGGACGCGGCGGGCTGAAGGTGGTCATCCGGCCCCTGAGCAATTTCCGCAAGGGCATGAAGGTGAAAGCGGGCGACCTTTCCGAATGAGCGAGCCTTTCCAAGGACTCAGAGGAACCTGCCGATGATGGGCTTGAGCTTCTGGGTGGTCTTTGACGGCCAGTTTGCGACCGGCGTCAGGATGGCGTTGTCCAGCGAGCGGTGCTCCGGCCAAGCGGTTTCGTGCGGCAGGCTGGGGATGAGGGCTTTGATGATGTCCTTGGCCAGCGTGGAGTTCGCATGCAGGTTCGCGATGACCGAGGCGACATCGACCGCCGCCTCGTCCTCCTTCCAGCAATCGTAGTCGGTGACCATGCAGAGCGTGGCGAGGGCGATCTCCGCCTCGCGGCAAAGCCGGGCTTCCGGGGCGTTGGTCATGCCGATGAGATCGAAGCCCATGGCCCGGTGCATGTTGGATTCCGCGCGGGTGGAGAAGGCCGGGCCGTTCATGGATACGTAAGTGCCGCCGTCGTGATGGCGGGTTGTGTGCTGCGCCGCGGCATCTAACAGGATCCTCCGCATTTCCGAGCTGTAGGGATCTGCGAAGCCGACATGGGCGGCGATGCCGTTTCCGAAAAAGGTGTGCTCGTGGCCGCGCCCCGTCCTGTCAACGAGCTGATCCGGGACGACGACATCGCGGGGCGCGAGCTCCTGCCGCAGCGAGCCGACGGCGGTGACGGAAACGGCCCAGCGGGCGCCGAGCGAGCGCAGTGCCCAGATGTTTGCGCGGTGGTTGATTTCGTGAGCCAGCAGGCGGTGCCCCCTGCCGTGGCGAGGGAGGAAGAGGACGCTGCGTCCGGCCAGGTTACCCTCGATGATGTCGTCGGAAACCTCGCCGAAGGGGGTGATGGGGTTGTGGCGTTGGATGACTTCGAGCGTGTCGATCTCGTAGAGGCCGGAGCCGCCGATGATGGCTAGGGATGGGTTCACGTGAGTTGGGGGCTTGAGTTTCAAAGGCATCCTGTTTCTTAATTCCCAATATGGCAAACGTGGAGACGATGGATGTGAAACGGGCCGAGGATTTCGCCGGGGCGGTGTGGGATTTCCTTTCCTTCCATGCCGACTGCGCGGATCTGGAGGCGAAAATGGCTGGGCTGATCGCGTCGCACGCGGTTCCGGTTGGAAGCGGGACGGTGGCGCGGACCAAGCGCATCCCGATCGAGAAACGGGCGGAGGCGGCGACGATCGCCTGGCTGCGCCATCAGACGACGGCCTACGATTTCATGAATATCCGGGGAGACAGGCGCGAGGTGAGGCAGATGCTCGCAAAGGAATCGAGGAGGCGGCTGGAAGGGTATCGGAGCGGTGTGAAGCTGGGGAGGGGCTGCCCGATTTGGCAGGCGGTGACACACGGCGGGACGCAGTAGCTACATTTCGCGCTGCTGGCGTTCCAGGGTTTCGATGAAAAGCGCCTCCACCTTGCCGCGCGCCCATGGGGTTTTACGGAGGAATTTCAGGGTTGATTTCACCGAGGGGTCATTGGCGAAGCAGCGGATGCGGATGCGGTCAGCGAGATCGTCCCAGCCGTATTCCTCGGCGAGGCGGGTGACGATGATCTCCAGGGTGTAGCCGTGGAGCGGGTCGTTGGGATGGGGATTCATGCGCTTGCGGTTTCGAGCGCCCCGCCGCAGGAGCTTCCCGCCCCGGCAGTGCAGCCGAAGCAGTGGTTGGCGGTGAGGATGGGGAGATCCTGCATGGAGTCCGGGGTCACATCCCAGAGGAAAAGTCTTTTGCCGCCGGATTGCTGCTGCATGAACAGCATCTGGTTGAAATCGCAGTCAAAGACCTCGCCCTTCCAGCCGATGTTGATGGTGCTGCGGCACATCAGCCCGCCGACGGTGGCGGGGTTGAAGGAGTCTGTCAGGAGTGCCATGTATTCATCCCATTTCCCCTGTTTGCGCAGATCCGCGGCGAAGCGTGCGATGGGCAGGTTGGTGATGGTGAAAAGTCGGGTGAAGACGATGCCGAAGTGTTTCTCAAGCTCCTCCCTGTAGTCCGCCTCAAGCTCCGCCTGATCGGGTGGCAGCTTGGCGCCGATGGGATTGTAAACAAGGGTCAGCGGGAGGGTGGTTCCGTAGCCGACGGCATTGAGTTTTCTCAGGGCGGAAATGCTTTTGCCGAACACCCCGTCGCCGCGCTGGGCGTTGACGTTTTCCGCCGAGTAGCAGGGCAGGGAGGCGACGACCTCGACGCGATGCCGTGCGAGGAACTCCGGCAGGTAGGCATAGCGCTTCGTCTCGATGATGGTCAGGTTGTTGCGATCGATCACATGCGCCCCGACCGAGCGTGCGGTCTCCACGAAATGGTCGAAGTGTTCCGAGATCTCCGGAGCACCGCCGGTGATGTCCACGGTGGCGGGCTTGTGCTCGATGATCCACTCGACGACCTTCCGCGCCGTCTCGGCATCCATCATTTCCGTGCGATCCGGCCCGGCATCGACGTGGCAGTGGGCGCAGGCTTGGTTGCACTTGCGGCCGACGTTGATCTGGAGGGTCTCGAAACGGCCGCGGCCGAGGGGTGTGCCGTACCTTTGGAGCTGCGCTTGGAAGTCGTTCA comes from Akkermansiaceae bacterium and encodes:
- a CDS encoding efflux RND transporter periplasmic adaptor subunit encodes the protein MKTALKIIIPIAILVLAVGGYKFLGSLKPKPQNRQPPPVVPVVDLASVSPQDHAPPVLSYGTVTSHFETALTPQVSGKITEVSRQFRVGEKVAAGEVLVRIDPTDYDAALAQRESELTLAERALAEEEIRAEQAAGDWEASGRDLSKASDFVLRKPQLAAARASIASAEAAIKKARADRSRTEVRSPFAAVVTAREASPGNQASPQVSLGTLVATEKVEIRLPLTASQMARVSLPTEVELSSPLQPGVVWQAKLVRMEPTVDARNQVMYAVAEVADPYGDGKTALPVGIFANASVKAAAIPESYRIPEAAFVEDRYFWAMDGEGELMRVEAERVHSHGGETYVRPLEGGRGGLKVVIRPLSNFRKGMKVKAGDLSE
- the mtnP gene encoding S-methyl-5'-thioadenosine phosphorylase; its protein translation is MPLKLKPPTHVNPSLAIIGGSGLYEIDTLEVIQRHNPITPFGEVSDDIIEGNLAGRSVLFLPRHGRGHRLLAHEINHRANIWALRSLGARWAVSVTAVGSLRQELAPRDVVVPDQLVDRTGRGHEHTFFGNGIAAHVGFADPYSSEMRRILLDAAAQHTTRHHDGGTYVSMNGPAFSTRAESNMHRAMGFDLIGMTNAPEARLCREAEIALATLCMVTDYDCWKEDEAAVDVASVIANLHANSTLAKDIIKALIPSLPHETAWPEHRSLDNAILTPVANWPSKTTQKLKPIIGRFL
- a CDS encoding DUF2293 domain-containing protein, coding for MANVETMDVKRAEDFAGAVWDFLSFHADCADLEAKMAGLIASHAVPVGSGTVARTKRIPIEKRAEAATIAWLRHQTTAYDFMNIRGDRREVRQMLAKESRRRLEGYRSGVKLGRGCPIWQAVTHGGTQ
- a CDS encoding DUF2132 domain-containing protein; this encodes MNPHPNDPLHGYTLEIIVTRLAEEYGWDDLADRIRIRCFANDPSVKSTLKFLRKTPWARGKVEALFIETLERQQREM
- the arsS gene encoding arsenosugar biosynthesis radical SAM protein ArsS (Some members of this family are selenoproteins.): MAWSFPEARTASPTAATSASSPKARPSSSAISASGNCPKLSATSVNDFQAQLQRYGTPLGRGRFETLQINVGRKCNQACAHCHVDAGPDRTEMMDAETARKVVEWIIEHKPATVDITGGAPEISEHFDHFVETARSVGAHVIDRNNLTIIETKRYAYLPEFLARHRVEVVASLPCYSAENVNAQRGDGVFGKSISALRKLNAVGYGTTLPLTLVYNPIGAKLPPDQAELEADYREELEKHFGIVFTRLFTITNLPIARFAADLRKQGKWDEYMALLTDSFNPATVGGLMCRSTINIGWKGEVFDCDFNQMLFMQQQSGGKRLFLWDVTPDSMQDLPILTANHCFGCTAGAGSSCGGALETASA